A region from the Aegilops tauschii subsp. strangulata cultivar AL8/78 chromosome 5, Aet v6.0, whole genome shotgun sequence genome encodes:
- the LOC109758460 gene encoding tryptophan synthase alpha chain-like produces MAFALKASSSAPSLSRPMRCGTVASVAVPVPLPGRPVVRAVAAAAVASLEPAVTVPAPALAGRSASLSAAGKRGLSVAEAMSRGRANGKTAFIPYITAGDPDLATTAEALKLLDSLGADVIELGLPFSDPSADGPVIQASAARALAAGATTDAVMSMLKEVTPELSCPVVIFSYFSPILRRGAGSFAAAAKEAGVKGLIIPDLPYEEMHAFRKEAIKNNLELILLTTPATPSERMKEITKASEGFVYLVSVLGVTGARATVNPRVKDLLQEIRQVTDKAVAVGFGISTPEHVSQIAEWGSDGVIIGSAMVKQLGEANSPREGLKRLEVYAKSLKNALL; encoded by the exons ATGGCTTTCGCGCTCAAGGCATCTTCCTCGGCTCCGTCGTTGAGCCGCCCCATGCGTTGCGGCACGGTGGCCTCTGTGGCGGTGCCCGTGCCGCTGCCGGGGAGGCCCGTGGTCAGAGCAGTcgccgcggcggcggtggcgtcgcTCGAACCGGCGGTGACTGTACCCGCGCCCGCGCTGGCTGGGAGGTCCGCGTCGCTGTCCGCGGCCGGCAAACGCGGCCTGTCGGTGGCAGAGGCCATGTCTCGGGGCAGGGCGAATGGCAAG ACGGCGTTTATCCCGTACATCACCGCCGGCGACCCCGACCTGGCGACCACGGCGGAGGCGCTCAAGCTCCTTGACAGCCTCGGCGCCGACGTCATCGAGCTCGGCTTGCCCTTTTCGGACCCCTCCGCCGACGGGCCGGTGATCCAGGCCTCCGCGGCGCGGGCGTTGGCCGCTGGCGCAACCACCGACGCCGTGATGTCGATGCTGAAGGAGGTGACGCCGGAGCTGTCCTGCCCCGTGGTCATCTTCTCTTATTTCAGCCCCATCCTGCGCCGTGGGGCAGGGAGTTTCGCCGCGGCTGCCAAGGAAGCCGGTGTCAAAG GCCTTATCATACCCGATCTTCCATACGAGGAGATGCATGCTTTCAGGAAAGAAGCCATCAAGAACAATCTAGAGCTG ATCCTTCTTACAACACCAGCTACACCATCAGAGAGGATGAAAGAAATCacaaaagcttcagaagggtTTGTTTACCTT GTAAGTGTCCTTGGAGTTACAGGAGCTAGGGCGACTGTAAACCCACGTGTCAAGGATCTTCTTCAGGAGATTAGGCAG GTCACAGATAAGGCAGTGGCAGTTGGCTTTGGCATATCGACCCCGGAACATGTTAGCCAG ATTGCCGAGTGGGGTTCAGATGGAGTGATCATTGGTAGTGCAATGGTGAAACAGTTGGGTGAAGCAAACTCTCCAAGAGAAGGATTAAAGAGGCTAGAAGTATATGCCAAGAGTTTGAAGAATGCACTCCTATGA